In the genome of Staphylococcus durrellii, one region contains:
- a CDS encoding molybdenum cofactor biosynthesis protein MoaE, whose translation MKQFEVTNLPIQTEQYREFVVDATKGAVVVFTGHVREWTKGIKTEYLEYEAYVPMAEKKLAQIGEEIAKRWPETMTVIVHRIGALNISDIAVLIAVSSPHRKDAYAANEYAIERIKEIVPIWKKEIWEDGAEWQGHQCGYHEDAIEGG comes from the coding sequence ATGAAGCAGTTTGAAGTAACGAACTTGCCAATTCAAACTGAACAGTACAGAGAATTTGTAGTTGATGCTACCAAAGGGGCTGTCGTAGTATTTACCGGCCATGTAAGAGAATGGACGAAAGGTATTAAAACTGAATACTTGGAATATGAGGCATATGTCCCAATGGCAGAAAAAAAGCTTGCCCAAATTGGAGAAGAGATAGCGAAGCGTTGGCCTGAAACAATGACGGTGATTGTCCATAGAATAGGGGCATTAAACATTTCTGACATAGCGGTATTAATTGCAGTATCTTCTCCTCATAGAAAAGATGCTTATGCAGCAAATGAGTATGCCATAGAACGTATTAAAGAGATAGTACCAATTTGGAAAAAAGAAATATGGGAAGATGGCGCTGAGTGGCAAGGCCATCAATGTGGTTATCATGAAGATGCAATTGAAGGAGGCTAA
- the moaD gene encoding molybdopterin converting factor subunit 1 codes for MKVLYFAEIKDLLAKQVEEIPLDNTLTVEQLKLNLLEQYPVLKNKTYQIAVNEEFVKDDDIVQQNDTVALIPPVSGG; via the coding sequence ATGAAAGTCTTATATTTTGCAGAAATAAAAGACTTATTAGCAAAACAAGTCGAAGAAATACCTTTAGATAATACACTTACTGTTGAACAACTTAAATTAAATTTGTTAGAACAATATCCAGTTTTAAAAAATAAAACTTATCAAATAGCTGTAAATGAAGAATTTGTAAAAGATGATGACATCGTACAACAAAATGATACGGTTGCATTGATTCCACCAGTTAGCGGAGGTTAA
- the mobA gene encoding molybdenum cofactor guanylyltransferase MobA, translated as MKAIILAGGRSERFGAQKAFAQIQGQYFYQRIVDVLEATNMFNKIIISTNEDLAPEFDYNDVVVDAPHYKDKGPLAGLCTVMQQYDDELFFVVSVDTPMISNKAISKLYQFMIEHLIEDKLDIAGFMADNYPIPTIAFYSPKTLQHIEQALISDDYSFKNVYNHVDHAWLNVEDIEAPEYWFKNINYQQDLDSLEQVLNK; from the coding sequence ATGAAAGCAATAATCCTTGCCGGTGGGCGTTCTGAAAGATTTGGCGCTCAAAAAGCATTCGCACAAATACAAGGACAATATTTTTATCAAAGAATTGTAGATGTTCTTGAAGCAACAAACATGTTTAATAAAATAATTATTAGCACTAACGAAGATTTAGCGCCTGAATTTGATTACAATGACGTAGTCGTTGATGCACCGCATTATAAAGACAAAGGCCCTTTGGCCGGTCTTTGCACAGTTATGCAACAATACGATGATGAACTATTTTTCGTAGTATCAGTAGATACGCCAATGATTTCAAATAAAGCCATTAGCAAACTTTATCAATTTATGATTGAACATTTAATTGAAGATAAATTAGATATAGCTGGATTTATGGCAGATAATTATCCAATACCAACTATCGCATTTTACAGTCCTAAAACATTACAACATATTGAACAAGCTTTAATTTCTGATGACTATAGCTTCAAAAACGTTTATAACCATGTAGATCATGCTTGGTTAAACGTTGAAGATATTGAAGCACCAGAATATTGGTTTAAAAATATTAATTATCAACAAGATTTGGACTCTTTAGAACAAGTGTTAAATAAATAA
- the moaA gene encoding GTP 3',8-cyclase MoaA, whose product MVEQITDKLGRPIRDLRLSVTDRCNFRCDYCMPKEIFGDDFVFLPKEELLTFDEMARIAEVYTQLGVKKIRITGGEPLLRRDLYKLIEQLSHIDAIEDIGLTTNGLLLKKHGQNLYDAGLRRINVSLDAIDDKVFQNINNRNIKASTILDQIDYAVSIGFHVKVNVVIQKGVNDDQIIPMIEYFKNRDIEIRFIEFMDVGNDNGWDFSKVVTKDEMLETVEQHFDIVPVPPQYYGEVAKYYRHSDNGAKFGLITSVSQSFCSTCTRARLSSDGKFYGCLFSSVDGFNVKSFLRSGATDLELKEQFKALWNIRDDRYSDERTEQTVANRKRKKINMNYIGG is encoded by the coding sequence ATGGTTGAACAAATAACTGATAAATTAGGTAGACCGATAAGAGACTTAAGATTATCAGTTACCGATCGTTGTAACTTTCGTTGTGATTATTGTATGCCGAAGGAAATATTTGGAGATGACTTCGTGTTTCTCCCAAAAGAAGAATTATTAACTTTTGATGAAATGGCACGAATTGCCGAAGTTTATACACAACTCGGTGTGAAAAAGATACGTATTACTGGTGGAGAACCGTTGTTACGTAGAGATCTATATAAGTTAATAGAGCAGTTATCACACATAGATGCTATCGAAGATATAGGTTTAACTACGAATGGTTTATTATTAAAAAAACATGGGCAAAATCTATACGATGCTGGATTAAGAAGAATTAATGTTAGCCTTGATGCGATTGATGACAAAGTATTTCAAAATATAAATAATCGTAATATTAAAGCGAGTACGATATTGGACCAAATTGATTATGCTGTTAGTATTGGGTTCCATGTTAAAGTAAATGTGGTTATTCAAAAAGGTGTTAACGATGATCAAATTATTCCGATGATTGAATACTTTAAAAATAGAGACATTGAAATACGTTTTATTGAATTTATGGACGTAGGTAATGATAATGGTTGGGATTTTAGTAAAGTTGTTACTAAAGATGAAATGTTAGAAACTGTAGAACAACATTTTGATATAGTACCGGTGCCACCTCAATATTATGGTGAAGTGGCTAAATATTATCGGCATTCAGACAATGGTGCTAAATTTGGTTTAATAACGAGTGTGTCTCAATCGTTTTGTTCAACTTGTACACGTGCAAGATTATCATCAGATGGTAAATTTTATGGTTGTTTATTTAGTTCAGTCGATGGATTCAATGTAAAATCATTTTTACGTTCAGGTGCAACCGATCTTGAACTTAAAGAACAATTTAAAGCATTATGGAACATTCGAGACGATCGCTATTCAGATGAACGTACCGAACAAACTGTTGCTAATCGTAAACGTAAGAAAATTAATATGAACTATATTGGTGGTTAG
- a CDS encoding transcriptional regulator, SarA/Rot family — MESKVKQFIESERSICQLKHWLKTTQSLSMEEFVVLYKVYEAQKISWKVLRDTLHFEMLWDTSKIDVIIRKIYKKELISKIRSDSDERQVFYYFNDKQSELLSHITAAIETSQMAN; from the coding sequence ATGGAAAGTAAAGTAAAGCAATTCATCGAATCTGAAAGATCGATATGTCAATTAAAACATTGGCTTAAAACGACTCAAAGTTTATCTATGGAAGAATTTGTTGTGCTGTATAAAGTTTATGAGGCACAAAAGATTAGTTGGAAAGTATTGAGGGATACTTTACATTTTGAAATGTTGTGGGATACAAGTAAGATTGATGTTATTATACGTAAAATTTATAAAAAAGAACTCATTTCAAAAATTCGCTCTGATTCAGATGAAAGACAAGTATTTTATTACTTCAATGATAAACAAAGTGAGTTGCTAAGCCATATTACAGCTGCTATTGAAACTTCTCAAATGGCAAATTAA
- a CDS encoding MFS transporter, protein MQQVTSGSLKSPIWTKSFNINFITNFLVYLCMYLLIVIIASYTKSEYHASDSIAGLVSGLFIIGSLIGRFATGKYVNKIGPKRILLIGLIFLIVSQLLYFIEGSLTVLMVTRIINGIATGVATTATGTIAAYVTPQSRKSEGISLFSLSLVLGAAFGPFFGLLLINAFPVELLFFICLICGIVSLAISFFINLQFETIKEDATKVTQSKKKFNINNYIVKEAVPVAVVMLITGLTYSSILTFLQFYAQEIHLVTLASYFFIFYAIASLITRPVAGRLMDNRNENVVVYPAFICLILTFVALCFTNSGWLLIIAGLLLGCGYGNISSSMQAIAIKVSPPTKYGIATSTYFIGLDLGIGFGPYVLGFVTSAVSFAQLYGIMAILAFVTAIIYLFVHGRKVKSQY, encoded by the coding sequence GTGCAACAAGTAACGTCAGGCTCATTAAAATCACCTATTTGGACGAAGAGCTTTAATATTAACTTTATCACTAACTTCTTAGTTTACCTATGTATGTATTTATTAATAGTAATTATCGCGAGTTATACTAAATCAGAATATCATGCTTCAGACAGTATAGCTGGATTAGTTTCAGGTCTTTTTATTATAGGATCACTCATAGGTAGATTTGCCACAGGAAAATACGTTAATAAGATTGGACCAAAACGTATTTTATTAATCGGATTAATCTTTCTAATTGTTTCTCAATTACTATATTTTATCGAAGGTTCATTAACTGTATTAATGGTTACACGTATTATTAATGGTATTGCAACTGGGGTAGCAACAACTGCTACTGGAACAATAGCTGCTTATGTTACGCCACAATCACGTAAAAGTGAAGGCATTAGTTTATTCTCCCTAAGTTTAGTTTTAGGTGCAGCATTTGGACCGTTCTTTGGTTTACTACTAATTAATGCTTTCCCAGTAGAATTATTGTTTTTCATTTGTTTAATTTGTGGCATAGTAAGTTTAGCAATCTCCTTTTTTATTAACTTACAATTTGAAACTATAAAAGAAGATGCTACAAAAGTTACTCAAAGTAAAAAGAAATTTAACATTAATAACTATATTGTAAAAGAAGCCGTACCAGTTGCCGTTGTCATGTTAATTACTGGTTTAACTTACTCTTCAATTTTAACGTTTTTACAATTTTACGCCCAAGAAATTCATTTAGTAACATTAGCTAGTTACTTCTTTATTTTCTATGCTATCGCTTCATTAATCACAAGACCTGTTGCAGGCCGCTTAATGGATAATAGAAACGAAAATGTAGTTGTTTATCCAGCTTTTATTTGCTTAATATTAACGTTCGTTGCATTATGTTTTACAAATTCAGGTTGGTTACTTATCATAGCAGGCTTATTGCTTGGTTGCGGATACGGTAATATTTCTTCAAGTATGCAAGCTATCGCTATTAAAGTTTCCCCACCTACAAAATATGGTATCGCAACATCTACTTACTTTATCGGTTTAGACTTAGGTATAGGTTTCGGTCCATATGTATTAGGTTTCGTAACGTCTGCAGTATCTTTTGCTCAGTTGTATGGCATTATGGCTATACTTGCGTTCGTAACAGCAATTATTTACTTATTCGTACATGGCCGTAAAGTAAAATCTCAATATTAA
- a CDS encoding MarR family winged helix-turn-helix transcriptional regulator, protein MNTKKLFDSLTGMYRPYVKLFQPIFEEYDLFSAQWLVLKDIALNEPTTLVQISKRRAIEKPTTRKILKVLLDKSLLTIKQGNDKRERILTLSKSGTQLYEDMSKQFDRIQEDIVKRAGITSKDVDTTINTVLALHEQLSNSEEE, encoded by the coding sequence ATGAATACGAAAAAATTATTTGATAGTTTAACTGGTATGTATCGACCTTATGTAAAGTTATTTCAACCAATATTCGAAGAATATGATTTATTCTCAGCTCAATGGCTTGTTTTAAAAGATATTGCACTCAACGAACCAACAACTTTAGTCCAAATATCTAAAAGAAGAGCAATCGAAAAACCCACAACGCGTAAAATATTAAAAGTATTATTAGACAAATCATTGTTAACTATAAAACAAGGTAACGACAAAAGAGAAAGAATTTTAACTCTATCAAAGTCAGGTACTCAACTTTATGAAGATATGAGTAAACAATTCGACCGTATTCAAGAAGACATTGTCAAACGGGCGGGCATCACTTCTAAAGATGTTGATACGACAATAAACACTGTTTTAGCTTTACACGAACAATTATCTAACTCAGAGGAGGAATAG
- a CDS encoding VOC family protein: MNLKLDHFVHYINNLSEFKYPGELLTLNNGGRHERFGTFNRLAYISNAYIELLDIYNKETLLKISKTDEGRVAFPSKLVHDNYKQGLKTLAFSTDDIDYLKLELESKGVDIIGPVKMNRVDAKGNKIEWQLLYINELEEKVKPPFFIQWDEPDEVREKKLAPYRQNEFTVKRVRIGCENRKITAAKWRQWYEMIVVNDDDDVTELQLPNDNVIYEFYDSENPKYEKIVLHDSKTKASYTLIIRGLNYCFEAD, translated from the coding sequence ATGAATCTTAAACTTGATCATTTCGTGCACTATATAAATAATTTATCTGAGTTTAAATATCCTGGGGAGTTGTTAACATTAAATAATGGGGGACGTCATGAACGTTTTGGTACGTTCAATCGTCTCGCTTATATATCGAATGCTTACATAGAATTGTTAGATATCTACAATAAAGAAACTTTATTAAAAATATCTAAAACAGACGAGGGTAGAGTTGCCTTTCCTTCTAAATTAGTCCATGACAATTACAAGCAAGGACTAAAAACACTCGCTTTTAGTACGGATGATATTGATTATTTAAAGTTAGAATTAGAATCTAAGGGCGTTGATATTATTGGCCCAGTTAAGATGAATCGTGTTGATGCAAAGGGGAATAAAATAGAATGGCAACTATTGTACATCAATGAGCTAGAAGAAAAAGTTAAACCGCCATTTTTTATACAATGGGATGAACCGGATGAAGTGAGAGAGAAGAAATTAGCACCATATAGGCAAAATGAATTTACAGTTAAAAGAGTTCGCATTGGATGCGAAAATAGAAAGATTACTGCAGCTAAATGGAGACAGTGGTACGAAATGATTGTCGTCAACGATGATGATGACGTCACGGAGTTGCAATTACCAAATGACAATGTGATTTATGAATTTTATGATAGTGAAAATCCTAAATATGAAAAAATAGTCTTGCATGATAGCAAGACTAAGGCGTCATATACTTTAATAATTAGAGGTCTGAATTATTGTTTCGAAGCAGATTAA
- a CDS encoding lipid II:glycine glycyltransferase FemX: MEKMNITNQQHDAFVKSHPNGDLLQLTKWAETKKLTGWYSKRIAVGENGEVVGVGQLLFKKVPKLPYTLCYISRGFVTDYSNKLALEALLEYAMQIAKEEKAYAIKIDPDVEVDKGIDALRNLKALGFKHKGFKNGLSKDYIQPRMTMITPIDKDDESLLQTFERRNRSKVRLALKRGTKVEISNRAGLETFANLMKVTGERDGFLTRDISYFQNIYDALHEDGDAELILVKLEPKPVLKELRQEMEELDQEIVKLTEKKQDKKTLNKIKDAGNKKDKTQTLISDLEQLEATHPEGMYLSGALLMFSGEKAYYLYGASSNEFRDFLPNHHMQFAMMQYARDHGAKTYDFGGTDNDPDKDSEHYGLWTFKKVWGTYLSEKIGEFDYVLNKPLYQIIENVKPKLTKAKIQLSKKLKRK; encoded by the coding sequence ATGGAAAAGATGAATATTACAAATCAACAACATGATGCATTTGTGAAAAGTCATCCAAATGGGGATTTACTTCAGTTAACAAAATGGGCCGAAACAAAAAAATTAACAGGTTGGTATTCTAAGCGTATCGCTGTCGGTGAAAATGGTGAAGTTGTAGGTGTGGGGCAATTATTGTTCAAAAAAGTACCAAAATTACCTTATACCCTATGTTACATCTCAAGAGGGTTTGTGACTGATTACTCAAATAAATTAGCCTTAGAAGCTTTATTAGAATATGCAATGCAAATTGCAAAAGAAGAGAAGGCCTACGCAATTAAAATTGATCCAGACGTAGAAGTAGATAAAGGTATTGACGCCTTAAGAAACTTAAAAGCGTTAGGATTTAAGCATAAAGGTTTTAAAAATGGATTGTCTAAAGACTATATTCAGCCCCGAATGACAATGATTACACCTATTGATAAAGACGATGAATCATTATTACAAACTTTTGAACGTAGAAATCGTTCAAAAGTTAGATTAGCATTAAAACGTGGTACAAAAGTTGAAATATCAAATAGAGCAGGTTTAGAAACTTTTGCAAACTTAATGAAAGTAACTGGCGAAAGAGACGGCTTTTTAACGAGAGATATTTCATATTTCCAAAATATCTATGATGCATTACATGAAGACGGAGATGCAGAATTGATTTTAGTTAAACTTGAACCTAAACCAGTGTTAAAAGAATTAAGACAAGAAATGGAAGAATTGGATCAAGAAATCGTTAAATTAACTGAGAAAAAACAAGATAAAAAAACCTTAAATAAAATTAAAGATGCAGGTAACAAAAAAGATAAAACGCAGACATTAATCAGTGACTTAGAACAATTAGAAGCAACACATCCAGAAGGCATGTACTTATCAGGAGCTTTATTGATGTTCTCAGGTGAAAAGGCATACTATTTATATGGTGCTTCATCTAATGAGTTTAGAGACTTTTTACCTAACCATCACATGCAGTTTGCAATGATGCAATACGCTAGAGATCATGGTGCCAAAACGTATGATTTCGGTGGTACTGATAACGACCCAGATAAAGATTCAGAACACTATGGCTTATGGACATTTAAAAAGGTATGGGGAACGTATTTAAGTGAAAAAATCGGTGAATTTGATTATGTCTTAAATAAACCTCTCTATCAAATCATTGAAAATGTAAAACCTAAATTAACTAAAGCTAAAATACAGCTTTCTAAAAAACTAAAAAGAAAATAA
- a CDS encoding efflux RND transporter permease subunit — protein sequence MIKKLLQFSLGNKFAIFLMVLLVILGGVYSSVKLKQELLPDVEPPTMTIQTSMPGATPTAVKDDISDKIDDQIRSMADVKDVSAESIQNSSMVTVKYEDGTDMNKAENDLKKELDKIKFKSGVKEPEITRNTMDAFPIVAYSFTNKEDNLKDATKKINQHLIPKLQQVKGVQNAQVNGQTKREVSIKFDEAKLRKNHLTEQDVQKYIKNATSETPLGLFQFDDTDKSVVIDGKYKSVDALKNLTIPQQGAASGGSSEDGGQQASKMMSSQSSDQDSSSSSVKLKDIADVNLGDTRDSISKTNGKDALNVQITKAQDANTVQVADDVQDKINDFKKQNPEMESHIVMDTAKPIKDSLHTMIEKALLGTIVAIIVILLFLRNIKMTTISIVSIPLSILIAMIALKLSNISLNILTLGALTVAIGRVIDDSIVVVENIYRRLADKNEQLVKDDLITSATKEVFKPILSSTIVTIIVFLPLAFVSGSVGEMFRPFALAITFSLLASLLVSITIVPALGSTFFNKGLKRKKENSLGIISSNYRKVLSWSLNHKWIILLLSTAILIASIVLGVAKIGTSYISTGDDKYMALTYTPKPGETEGKVLDHAEQVQKYLNSKNKVKTVQYSVGGASPTDPTGSTNSLALMVQYDSNTPNFDKEPDKVLKHISKYDSPGEWGNQDMGTGGSNNKIEIDVTGPSLAKIKGTVNKIENSMKKENGIANVKSDLSQTYEQYNVKVDHDKAAKQGITASQLAMTLNQNTPDQTVTTVKDGGKNVNVKIKQDKVTNWSKSKLENTKVPSQSGQEVKLNDIASLEKTSTPNKIKTEAGDYTSTVSGKVTSSNVGGVSQQMISKVNKMDKPNSVKVKVGGANDDIGNAITQLSLAMLAAIIIVYLVLVLTFKGALAPFTILFSLPYTVIGVVLALVITGETLSVPSMIGMLMLIGIVVTNAIVLIDRVINNEKSGMSMKEALIEAGGVRIRPILMTALATIGALIPMLFGEDSSMLISKGMAATVIGGLISSTILTLIVVPVIYEILMTIKNKVMRKFNR from the coding sequence ATGATAAAAAAATTGCTACAGTTTTCACTTGGTAATAAATTTGCTATCTTTCTGATGGTGTTACTAGTGATTCTCGGTGGTGTTTATTCGAGTGTAAAACTGAAACAAGAGTTATTACCGGATGTTGAGCCACCTACGATGACTATTCAAACTTCTATGCCTGGAGCTACACCGACTGCGGTGAAAGATGATATAAGTGATAAAATTGATGATCAAATACGCTCAATGGCAGACGTTAAAGATGTTAGTGCTGAATCTATTCAAAATTCGTCTATGGTCACTGTGAAATATGAAGACGGTACTGATATGAATAAAGCTGAAAACGACTTAAAAAAAGAATTAGATAAAATTAAATTTAAAAGTGGTGTTAAAGAACCTGAAATAACACGTAACACTATGGATGCCTTTCCAATCGTAGCTTATTCTTTTACCAATAAAGAAGATAATTTAAAAGATGCAACTAAAAAAATAAATCAACATTTAATACCTAAACTCCAGCAAGTAAAAGGTGTTCAAAATGCACAGGTTAATGGACAGACTAAACGTGAAGTTTCAATTAAATTTGACGAAGCGAAGCTTAGAAAGAATCATCTAACTGAACAAGATGTCCAGAAATATATTAAAAATGCTACAAGTGAAACACCATTAGGTTTATTCCAATTTGATGATACCGATAAGTCAGTCGTCATTGATGGAAAATATAAATCTGTAGATGCTCTAAAAAATCTAACTATTCCACAACAAGGTGCTGCTAGTGGTGGAAGTAGTGAAGACGGTGGACAACAAGCAAGTAAAATGATGTCGTCTCAATCAAGTGACCAAGATAGTTCATCTTCATCTGTTAAGTTAAAAGATATAGCTGATGTTAATTTAGGTGATACACGGGACAGTATTTCTAAAACGAATGGTAAAGATGCATTAAATGTACAAATTACCAAAGCTCAAGATGCTAATACCGTCCAAGTTGCTGACGATGTACAAGACAAAATTAATGACTTTAAAAAGCAAAATCCTGAAATGGAATCTCATATCGTTATGGATACTGCTAAACCAATTAAAGACTCGTTACACACGATGATAGAGAAGGCGCTATTAGGTACAATAGTGGCAATCATTGTTATTTTATTATTCCTAAGAAACATTAAAATGACAACTATTTCAATCGTATCTATACCATTGTCTATATTAATTGCAATGATTGCACTGAAGTTGTCGAATATATCATTAAACATATTAACACTAGGTGCATTAACTGTAGCTATCGGTAGGGTGATCGATGATTCGATAGTTGTAGTAGAAAATATTTATCGTAGACTTGCAGATAAAAATGAACAATTGGTAAAAGATGATTTAATAACAAGTGCAACAAAAGAAGTGTTTAAACCTATTTTATCTTCTACAATAGTTACAATCATTGTCTTCTTACCATTAGCATTTGTTAGTGGTTCAGTGGGAGAAATGTTTAGACCATTTGCATTGGCAATAACATTTAGTTTATTAGCTTCTTTATTAGTATCAATAACAATTGTACCTGCATTAGGCTCTACATTTTTCAATAAAGGACTTAAACGTAAAAAAGAAAATTCACTTGGCATAATAAGTTCAAATTATAGAAAAGTATTGTCATGGTCGCTAAATCATAAATGGATTATATTGTTATTGAGTACAGCCATTTTAATTGCCAGTATTGTACTTGGTGTTGCTAAGATAGGTACGAGTTATATCTCTACAGGTGATGACAAATATATGGCATTGACTTATACGCCAAAACCTGGTGAAACAGAAGGTAAGGTATTAGACCATGCCGAACAAGTGCAAAAATATTTAAATTCTAAAAATAAAGTTAAAACAGTGCAATATTCCGTTGGGGGGGCTTCTCCTACTGATCCGACAGGTAGTACGAATAGTTTAGCGTTAATGGTTCAATATGATTCAAATACACCAAATTTTGATAAAGAACCCGATAAAGTACTTAAACATATTAGTAAATATGATAGTCCTGGTGAATGGGGCAACCAAGATATGGGTACAGGTGGCAGTAATAATAAAATTGAAATTGATGTTACTGGACCTTCGTTAGCCAAAATCAAAGGTACTGTTAATAAAATTGAAAATAGCATGAAAAAGGAAAATGGTATAGCTAATGTGAAGTCAGATTTATCGCAAACATACGAACAATATAATGTTAAAGTAGATCATGATAAAGCTGCTAAACAAGGTATTACAGCTTCTCAATTAGCAATGACATTAAATCAAAATACCCCTGACCAAACTGTGACCACTGTCAAAGATGGTGGCAAAAATGTTAATGTCAAAATTAAACAAGACAAGGTAACGAATTGGAGTAAATCTAAATTAGAAAATACGAAAGTACCTTCACAAAGTGGCCAGGAAGTTAAACTAAATGATATAGCAAGTTTAGAAAAAACGTCCACGCCAAATAAAATTAAAACTGAAGCCGGTGATTATACATCTACGGTTTCTGGTAAAGTAACGAGTAGTAATGTTGGCGGCGTTTCTCAACAAATGATTTCTAAAGTGAATAAAATGGATAAACCTAATAGTGTGAAAGTCAAAGTTGGTGGTGCTAATGATGACATCGGCAACGCAATCACTCAATTATCTTTAGCGATGTTAGCCGCTATTATTATCGTGTACTTAGTGTTGGTATTAACGTTTAAAGGTGCGTTAGCTCCATTTACAATATTATTCTCACTTCCGTATACAGTTATAGGCGTAGTACTAGCGTTAGTTATTACAGGAGAAACTTTATCAGTGCCAAGTATGATCGGTATGCTAATGCTAATAGGTATTGTTGTTACTAACGCTATCGTACTTATTGATAGAGTGATAAATAACGAGAAATCTGGTATGTCTATGAAAGAGGCATTGATAGAAGCAGGAGGCGTACGTATAAGACCTATACTTATGACTGCTTTAGCAACGATAGGGGCGCTTATTCCGATGTTATTTGGTGAAGATAGTTCTATGTTAATTTCTAAAGGCATGGCTGCGACAGTTATAGGTGGTTTAATTTCTTCTACGATATTAACATTAATCGTAGTACCGGTTATTTATGAAATATTGATGACTATAAAGAATAAAGTAATGCGCAAGTTCAATAGATAA
- the mspA gene encoding membrane stabilizing protein MspA → MQLYLILLPLLYLIVSYISIYKMNTIFTKILRIIMAILLILVVALTTLSFAAVNWWVFVILLLLIGNVEITAFKYNKQDSKAVNILNIVTIILMVIYIILTLILY, encoded by the coding sequence ATGCAACTTTATCTTATCTTATTACCACTTCTTTATTTAATTGTTAGTTATATAAGCATCTATAAAATGAATACTATCTTTACTAAAATTTTAAGAATTATTATGGCTATCTTATTAATATTAGTAGTCGCATTGACTACATTATCCTTTGCTGCAGTAAACTGGTGGGTGTTCGTTATTCTTCTACTTCTTATTGGAAATGTTGAAATAACTGCATTTAAATATAATAAGCAAGATTCAAAAGCCGTTAATATCTTAAATATAGTCACGATCATTTTAATGGTTATATATATTATTTTAACGCTTATTTTATACTAA
- a CDS encoding SE1832 family protein, with product MDLNSKLMELKDDYVRLQNDLEKRESLNQDIDPLHRQLAKIEEEIASVRSEINKQSKN from the coding sequence ATGGATTTAAATTCTAAATTAATGGAACTTAAAGATGATTATGTAAGATTACAAAACGATCTTGAAAAAAGAGAATCTTTAAATCAAGATATCGATCCTCTACACCGTCAACTAGCAAAAATTGAAGAAGAAATTGCTTCAGTCCGTTCAGAAATAAATAAACAATCTAAAAATTAG